The DNA window AAGGCGTAGAGTGCAAAACAGAAGGTGTTAGAGATGAGGTTTGGCACGTTCGAGGTtgcatatgataatatttctCGATTGTTGGCCGTCATTTGTCAaagaaatcctgaaagctattaTGACTTGAAAAGTCAAGACAGAGGACAAGGTCCGCCCTTCATATTGCAGCGGgcctttttcagcttgggtccatgcattaacgcattccaacactgccggcctatcctgtgcatcgatgggacctttctcacaggaaagtatagaggGCAAATGCTGACAGCCATTGCAgcggatggaaacaatcaattgcttccggttgcttttgcttttgttgagagcgagaacacagacagttggtactggttcctggaacgggttaagcttgcagtcatTCAGAACAGGGAAGATGTGTGCCTGCtacatgatcgtcacgccggcatactaagggcaatactagatttgcaggaggggtgtgtggagaccggagagccagCCAAGTGGCGTGAGGTTCGCAGcaggtggtgcatgagacatatcggtgcaaactttttcaggcagtTCAAGAataagcaccttatggatatgtttaagaggctatgcaaggaaacaaatcaacgaaaatttaacaagcagtggcggAAACTTTATGAACTGACCGAGAAGAAAAGAAGCGAGGACGCAGCAAAAACCAGAACTGTACAGGaagaagcagaggctttgtgtcttttgccaacagatactgtaCGTACTCATTTTCTATTAATTATATAACCGTTATCATGAAATAATATTATCTTCCAAAtgtttgcaacagatattcgtGCAAGGGATATCATGGCAACGAAGTGAACTGGGTTGTCAAGCTGCAGGAGTACGTAGGAGCGTGGCTAGACGCacctgacgatgtgtgggaTGAGCTGCAGCCACACATAGAGGCGTCTTACGGCGCATACCTCCACTGGTACCTCACTCGCACGCATCCGTATatcactctttcacgtattgatgacgcggagcatcagcacccgccgaccatctcggacacgtatcccttgTATCGTGATCAGGTGCAGCGTGGCGCGGTATGTCTTTCGCAACttcaattattaaatcttttctaaaaaaatgataacaatattactctgcttcccattactcatgcagatcgatctgatcaactgcACGGAGGTCGAAGCTGCATATTAGATCATGTTGTTTGAtcgtggagtacgtgtaccggaggcacagtaaAAAAAAGAGATTTCGTCGGATTCatgacaacttgacgcgagcattacgtgcactgacgtgttgcagcagagacgacgtgggggaCTCCAGTTCATCTCAGGCGTCCGCCTAcatgtacacagctggcccatcgacctctgcagcaccgcacgcagtgtccagcggtactgccgccagTTCGGGCTGTAAGTCcttttataattgccatttcgatcaactttgatttacaTGACTAATTTCATTTATTTTTATAGTGATGCACTCGACGGCGATAgggcctcctcctgcaagaatggagtctcagacgtttggcgcctatgctccaggaacgtctctcccacTGGGTTCGATGCCAGCTGCTCCGTATTCTCAGGGCTTTACTCAGCATGCGTGGTCGATGGGAGCTCCTGCACACGGTGGTctgttcggtgtgccggactgggacggcGGCTGCATTAGTTTGTCGGAGTTGGAGGGTGGAGGCGCCGGGGCAGACATCATTGGCCCCTCCCACAGACctaggatgacccgttcacgccggcgcctcctccgcctcatcctcaccgtgctccagatgcactcacgtactcggaggggcacatacgccgacggcatAGGACTAGGGGGAGGAACAGGAGAGCGCGAGGACCGGGACAGGCGGAGTAGATACTTCTGATTCGGTAGACTctgtatatttaaactattttttgtatcatactattttatttttaatggcttgatgtatcgtactatcgtaatatttggattctacgttgcaaaacgttatcgcttaaccatcttcatacgagttttagataccgtaatcttcttcgtaaaattaaactaaaattttgtatgtatacaaaagagtatggcgaataaatcttgtattttaaaaaagtatgaattttaaatagtttgaaAAACATAAATTCGAACAAAAAATAAGAATTTGGATTCTAcattgcaaaacgttatcggttaaccatcttcatacgagttttagataccgtaatcttcttcataaaattgaactaaaattAAAAGCAAATTAATTAGTCTAATTATGATTAATTAGTATTTTAGGCGGTCGGACCGGCAGCACCGAATTTTTactgggggggggggcgcccgTGCCCAGTGTGGGCGGTCTGACCAACGCAGCACATCCCGCCCGGGGATGCAGTCCGCACTGTAGGGGCcccgcacctcccgcccgttgggcgggtgGGATGCCTTTGCCGTCGCgggaggggcctcttcgcgaataatattcgcgaagaggccctcggaaGGGGCCTGGAAAAAgatttggcacctcccgcccgttggatgggcgggaggtgtccGGCCCCACACCTCccgcgggaggtacccatttttaaaagttttccaaatcggcacccttttcgaatttaattttttaacccctttttaaaaaaattccaaACGGGCCACGTTGTTCTCCTTTGGAGTGGGGTTGTCAGTTGCCGCTGAAGTAGCAATATGAGCTGTCAAGGTACTCCCTTTCATCCTTCCATTGGCACGCAAGCAAAGATAGGAAAGCTGCCGTTGTGCTATGAGGATTTTTTTTTCCCAGCACTGATGAGGACATGGTTAATGGACATGTACCATCCAATGCAATTCTTGGAGGCTGGGAAGCTAGCAAGTATATGCTGAGGAGAGGTCGGTCTCGCTGCCTATTCCATGATTTTCCATCCAATGGATAGCAAGCGATCGGAAGGGTAGGACCCACCGCACCATAAAAAACAAAGGCCGTGGGTCGTCGACTCGCCGTCCATGATCCGTCAACAGCAAGCATTAAGAAATGGGAAGAAGGCAGAGCGGTCAATGCCGGCGGCAGACAACACGCATCCTCCACGCCTAATTATAGAGTCTGTTTGGAGGGCTCCAGCCAACTCCGGCTCCTGCTGGCTCCACCGACTTCTTCTGACTCTACGAGAGAAAGGGAAGGGAAGAGAAGAGAAAACTGGTTCCGGTGAGGAGAAGCCAGAGCTCGCTGGAGCCCTTCCAAATGGATCCTTACTCATGAATCTATCGTACCTAGCAGATGTGCGCATGCTCTCTCTGAGCACGATTAGTTCCACCAAAGCATAAAGTAAAAGGAATAGTATTTTTTGGCGTGCTTACAATAAAATATCAGAAGTCACAAGTACAACACCGCCATTAAACACTACGGAGGAAAGAAATTGATGAACGAGATTTGATTTGCCAATCCAGACATACTCCTCCCGTCTAAAAATGCAACTCTCGCTTTCTAAATAGTCaaataatttcaaattttatcaACTTTATACAAAATATTACTTTATATTATACAATAACTATTATTAGATTAATAGGAACTATCAAAGGTCAAATTCTCTTTCATCCTTCGCACTATCCCATTCCCTCCTAATGAAAAACGTGCCTAAGCACGATCGCGAAAAAATCCTTCGCACTGCCCCTCCTCTGAACCCGAAGACGAAATGGGCACGGCACCGcgtctccccctcgcctctgtgATCTCATTGCCATTGGCGGACGCGATCGACAACGCAAGCAAAGTGCAAAGATATGAAGCCTGTCGTCGTCCTGCGATGCGGACATGGTTTGATGGAGATGTACTATCCAATCCAATCCATATGGTGGAAGCAAGGAAGCTGCAAGCATATGCCGGTCGGCTCGGTGTCGCTGCTTTATTCCACTCCATCATCCCATCCGATGGATAGCAAGGGTCCGGAGGGGCGGGGCTCACCTCCACCATAGAAAAAGAGGACCATGCGCTGGGTCATCGGTTCCTCGTCCTTGATCCGTCGTCaccagcggcagcggcagcagcactGCAGAAATGGGGTGAGGGCAGATCAACACAGATACTTCCACGCTTAGTAGATCAACACATATACTAATAATAGAATAATTaaatttattgtgaattaatctttatttatacaattagttttatagttagttTATATTTAGTCCATCTAATTAATCTTCAAATATTCAATATGATCCAGattaaaaatttaaattttagttcCCCGTCCAAACAACCCTTGCTCGTGAATCTGCCGTACCAGGCGTGCGTGCATGCGGATGATTCCAGCAAGATTAACTAATTCCAGCTAGGGTCTGAACTGCGCGGCGGATTGATTCATTTTGCAGCGCGCAACTCGGAGGACAATCTCAATTCTCAAGTCTCAAGTAACAGAACAGCAACGCCAACATGGAAGGAACAACACAACGGAGGAAAGAAAATGGAAGAACAGGGGTTGTTTTTGCCGATCCAGACAGGTTTAGGAAACCAAGATGGGTGATAAGCATAGCCGCAGGCCAGATGATGGGATCCGATCCGATCAGtagtcgtcgtcgccgccgaaGTCGTCGTAGCCGCCcccgtagccgccgccgccgccgccatacGAGTCCTCCCTCTCCAGGTTGTCCTCCACCCTCTCCGCCACGCGCTCCTCCATCTTGTTCTCCAGGTAGCTCGCCCCGCCGGCCAGCGCCAGCCCGCCGAGCACCCCCGCGGCCGCGCCCACGGCCAGCCCCGTCCCCATCCCCATCTTGTTGCCCTTCTTGCCGTCGGCAGCGACGGCGACAGGGGCAGCGCCGTACGCGGGTGCCGCGGTAGCCGCCGCGCCGTACGCCGgctgcgggggcggcggcgcggagccgCCGTAGGCCGAAGGGTACCCTGCGGGCGGCGCCGCAGCGTACGGCTGCGCGGCGCCGTAGCCGGCCGAGCCGTACGCGGCGCCCGAGCCGTAGCCCCCgccgtagccgccgccgccggagccacCGTAGTAgccaccggcgccggcgccggggccgTAGGGGTCGCGGGTGCCCGTCTGCGCGTAGCCCCCCGCCGCCGGGTAGGGGTCGTAGTACCTGGCCGGCTCCTTGACCGCGACGCGGACGTCGAGGCGGCCCTGGGGCCTCCCCGATGGCCGCTTGAGGCGGAGGTTCCGCGCGGCCTTCCCGCCGAGGCCGGCCTCGTCGAGGACGTCGCGGAGCGGTAGGCGCGCGGACCCGACGAGCGGCTTGACGCCCTCGTCAGCGTTGGCGTGGACGACGTCGATGTGGAGCACGGCGTCGTCGAGGCGGGAGGCCGGTGGGAGCGGGACGAGGATCTTCTCGTCCCAGGTGGGGCTCTCGCCGCCGTCGAGGTCGACGCGGGTGCTGCACCGCGCGCCGGTGTCGACCCATGCCACGGCGTAGGGCCTGAGGTCGCCGTGGCGCCAGTTGACGTTCTTGAGGTCCCGGGCCGAGCCCACGGTCACCTCCACCTCATAGCGCGACCCCATCTCCGGCCGGCCGGTCCACGTGCGGTGACGGATCGGCTGCTTCTGGCACACTCGGCGGAGCAAGGGCGGACGGGAGGGAGGGAAAGCTTCTGTGGCTTGATGGCCGGATGGAGCAACGCGGGGAGGACGGCGGCGACCGTATAAATAAGGGGTCGGTGGGTGGATGCCTCGGGCCGCGGGGGAGGGGACGGGATGCGACGGCGTCACCCTCTGGCCGTAGTTTGACTGGGGGAGTGGGGACGCTGGGAAGAGGGCTGCATGCAGGAGGCGATAGGGAGCTCGTCGTCCACACGGCTGCCTGGCTTGGCGTGCGCTGCCACTTGCGGGAAGGTGCCCGCCTGCCTCCCACGCTTGGACAATTGGACCCGACGGGctccggcgcggcgaggcgatgCCTGCACCGGCAGCGGCTGAACAAATCAACGTGGACCCACCCGACGCCAAGAGCGACCCAACCACTCCGTGCGCCAGCAGGCCAGGCCACTTGCTCCGGTGGACGGACGCTGGTTCCGCTCCCACGCCTCCACGGCGCTGACGGGAGCGGAGCGGCAGCCCCAGGGACACGGCGGTCGTCTTCCTCGCCGCTCTTCTGTCGTCTTCCTCAGATCGCCTGCGGTCTTCTCTTCTCTCGTCTGGGGTGTTGTTTTCCTTGCCTTGCCTTGCCTTGGGATCCTTCTTCCTTAGCTACGAAGGAATGAGGATTATTGACGACATTGCCCTCGTTAGACGTTAGGTGCCTGACAGCCTCCGCCCTGCAGTCTCAATGTCTCATCTTCCTTCCTTCCACGGTCACTACGGCTGTATGGATACGGTCTTCCTTTGGCAATATTTTAGCTTAGCTGTATTGACCGGACCAATCGCCACACGAGCAACTTGCTGCTGCCGAGATCCGGATCCCGAGTTGAAATTTTTTCGCACCTGACCAACCACCTCCGCTAAAATAATATAACAGCAATAATAATAACCTGTATTATACATCGAGCTAGAGGCCTCTCGTTCTAGTGTATCACGAGAGCTCCCGTTCTGGAAAGCGGACAACAAAAAGGCGTCCAGTGGGAAGACAaaagaggaaaaaaaagagacACGTAACAAAAGGCCTGATGCTGAATCTACAGTGAACCGTAAGTTACTGACGTTCAATCCGACTGGTCGATCCGATTTCTGTAAGAGTTATTCTATAATGGGAGCCCACTCCCTCCAGCGTAattttcttcctttttcctttttcatttcctttatATAGTTCCAGCCGGTGACGAAGTTTGTTTCCAaatttttcttccaaactagATATTAAGTTTTGCTTCCAAAATTTTTGCTTCTGATTTTACATTCTGCAAAAGGTATTTTTAAAAACCTTTTCTACCAAGTTTGATCTTAAGTTTTTTGCTTTCAAATTTTTCTGAACTTTTGTCCCCGAAATTTTTATGCCAAATTtgttttaaaattttattttccaAATTTTTTCTCATGAAATATTGTTCCAGATGTTTTTTGAAGTTTCACCGAAAGTTTGTTTTAAAATTTTTCTCAAACTTTTTTCCTCCAATTTTTGTTTCTGAGcttttatatattttttctcTTTCTACAATTTTTATCTTTgcaatttgatcaaactttgtgTATATAAATGTTTGTATGTAATTTTTGTGTATATAGTTTCTTATCAAAATAGGAAAAAAAGGGATACGTGAAAATTAGACATGGTCGGAAATCGACCGTATGGAGCGCTTCGTACGGTCGCCCGTAAATTAGGTTGGCCTAACAAAAGGGCTCTAGGAAGTAGTAACATCGAGTTATAGCTTCTCGGATTCCGGCGATCTCTTCTGGCTCCAACGGGAG is part of the Panicum hallii strain FIL2 chromosome 2, PHallii_v3.1, whole genome shotgun sequence genome and encodes:
- the LOC112882499 gene encoding spidroin-2-like, with protein sequence MGSRYEVEVTVGSARDLKNVNWRHGDLRPYAVAWVDTGARCSTRVDLDGGESPTWDEKILVPLPPASRLDDAVLHIDVVHANADEGVKPLVGSARLPLRDVLDEAGLGGKAARNLRLKRPSGRPQGRLDVRVAVKEPARYYDPYPAAGGYAQTGTRDPYGPGAGAGGYYGGSGGGGYGGGYGSGAAYGSAGYGAAQPYAAAPPAGYPSAYGGSAPPPPQPAYGAAATAAPAYGAAPVAVAADGKKGNKMGMGTGLAVGAAAGVLGGLALAGGASYLENKMEERVAERVEDNLEREDSYGGGGGGYGGGYDDFGGDDDY